A single window of Rhodococcus jostii RHA1 DNA harbors:
- a CDS encoding DUF916 domain-containing protein, producing the protein MSLLVLAAAWSVATLAYATPHHAQDPAGQTGLGIRLAEVPVELKDDPRALSYIVDNVNPGTTIQRRIEIQNHTGAPQKVELYAGAANLTDSQFTIEDGRAVNELTTWTTVDPKEAELADGTSTDAVVTVAVPEDAPEGEQYAVVWAQITGPPPTGTGTQLVSRVGIRLYLNVGPGNGSPADFSIAEVTPQRNSEGIAQLVAEVENTGGRALDMAGEVRLSGGPGSLSAGPFNAVNGTTIAPGATALVTIDLSPDLPNGPWTADLTLRSGLVNHLTSASVTFPDSGVGTPVGTGDNGSGFPWVISFAVLLVALIVTVVLLLRQRSRQNT; encoded by the coding sequence ATGAGTCTGCTTGTTCTGGCTGCTGCATGGTCGGTGGCGACCCTGGCCTATGCCACCCCGCATCACGCCCAGGACCCGGCTGGTCAGACCGGACTTGGTATCCGGCTGGCCGAGGTCCCCGTCGAGCTCAAGGACGACCCGCGCGCCCTGTCGTACATCGTCGACAACGTCAATCCGGGGACCACCATCCAGCGGCGCATCGAAATTCAAAACCACACCGGTGCCCCGCAGAAGGTTGAGCTATACGCCGGGGCGGCCAACCTCACCGATTCCCAGTTCACCATCGAAGACGGCCGGGCGGTCAACGAGCTCACTACCTGGACCACAGTCGACCCGAAGGAAGCTGAGCTCGCCGACGGCACCAGCACCGACGCAGTCGTCACGGTCGCAGTACCTGAAGATGCCCCCGAGGGCGAGCAGTACGCCGTGGTCTGGGCGCAGATCACCGGACCACCCCCGACGGGAACCGGCACTCAACTGGTGAGCCGGGTCGGGATCCGGTTGTACCTCAATGTGGGACCGGGCAACGGTTCTCCGGCTGACTTCAGCATCGCTGAGGTCACCCCGCAACGGAATTCGGAAGGGATCGCCCAGCTCGTGGCCGAAGTGGAGAACACCGGTGGGCGGGCCCTCGATATGGCGGGTGAAGTACGTTTGAGCGGCGGGCCTGGGAGCTTGTCAGCGGGCCCGTTCAACGCCGTCAATGGCACCACCATCGCACCCGGAGCGACTGCTCTCGTCACCATCGACCTCAGCCCGGACCTACCGAACGGACCCTGGACCGCGGACCTCACATTGCGCAGCGGTTTGGTGAATCACCTGACGTCTGCGTCCGTGACCTTCCCGGATTCCGGCGTCGGTACACCCGTCGGCACCGGCGACAACGGGAGCGGATTTCCTTGGGTAATCAGTTTCGCGGTTCTCTTGGTTGCGTTGATCGTCACCGTCGTACTTCTGTTGCGGCAGAGAAGTCGCCAGAACACGTAG
- a CDS encoding IS3-like element ISRhosp5 family transposase (programmed frameshift) yields MAMKAYSAEFKADAVALYLSDPSHTFEGIGNDLGVSRETLRNWVRAERKRTGTSTAELRADGAARPASRAGEVSSESVLEEENKQLKAQIRKLETEREILRKAAKYFGGRDELVSRFQFVDDHCDTVPVKWLCQILEVSRSGFYRWRTSGPARAARARADEELAERIRAIHADFDGTYGAPRITAELREAGIEVNHKRVERVMREHGIVGVHLRKPVRTTVPDPDAAAVPDLIRRDFTASAPNTRYVGDITYLPVGDGEFLYLATVLDLGSRRLAGWSIADHMRTELVTDAMRAAAACRGAAGLEGSIFHSDNGAQYASAEFADLCRELGVTRSRGAVGTSADNAAAESLNATLKRETLQGRKRWNSAGEARAAIFRWITRYNTRRRHSTLGQICPIEFEQRSATLATAA; encoded by the exons ATGGCGATGAAGGCGTACTCGGCGGAGTTCAAGGCCGATGCCGTCGCGCTGTACCTGTCCGACCCGAGCCACACCTTTGAGGGCATCGGCAACGACCTGGGAGTCAGCCGCGAGACCCTGCGCAACTGGGTGCGGGCCGAACGCAAACGCACCGGTACCTCCACGGCCGAGCTCCGGGCCGACGGGGCTGCGCGGCCGGCATCCCGGGCCGGCGAGGTATCGTCCGAGTCCGTGTTGGAGGAAGAAAACAAGCAGCTCAAGGCCCAAATCCGGAAGCTCGAAACCGAGCGGGAGATCCTGCGCAAGGCCGCGAAGTATTTCG GCGGGCGAGACGAATTGGTGAGCCGCTTCCAGTTCGTTGACGACCACTGCGACACCGTTCCGGTGAAGTGGCTGTGCCAGATCCTCGAAGTCTCCCGCTCGGGCTTCTACCGGTGGCGGACCTCCGGACCGGCCCGGGCCGCCCGTGCCCGCGCCGACGAGGAGCTGGCCGAGCGGATCCGCGCTATCCATGCCGACTTCGATGGCACCTACGGTGCCCCGCGCATCACGGCCGAACTGCGCGAGGCCGGGATCGAGGTCAATCACAAGCGGGTCGAGCGGGTGATGCGTGAGCACGGGATCGTCGGGGTGCACCTGCGCAAACCGGTGCGCACCACCGTCCCCGATCCGGACGCGGCCGCGGTGCCGGACCTGATCCGGCGGGACTTCACCGCGAGCGCACCGAACACTCGATACGTCGGCGACATCACCTACCTCCCAGTCGGTGACGGTGAATTTCTGTATCTGGCGACGGTGTTGGACCTGGGCTCGCGACGGTTGGCGGGGTGGTCGATCGCCGACCACATGCGTACCGAGTTGGTCACCGATGCGATGCGGGCGGCGGCGGCCTGTCGCGGCGCCGCAGGGCTCGAGGGGTCAATTTTCCACTCCGACAACGGAGCCCAGTATGCATCGGCCGAGTTCGCCGACCTCTGCCGCGAGCTGGGGGTGACCCGGTCGCGGGGTGCGGTCGGAACGTCGGCGGACAACGCGGCCGCCGAGTCGCTGAACGCGACGTTGAAACGGGAGACGCTGCAGGGGCGGAAGCGCTGGAACAGTGCGGGTGAGGCCCGCGCCGCCATCTTCCGCTGGATCACCCGCTACAACACGCGAAGGAGGCATTCCACCCTCGGTCAGATCTGTCCGATCGAGTTCGAGCAGCGATCGGCTACGCTGGCCACCGCTGCATAG
- a CDS encoding three-helix bundle dimerization domain-containing protein, translating into MDVTERQHLDAVRAQLVRRYEFLDPHLVGEMVDTAHHRFDGCRIRDFVPLLVERAAIRSLDAALAAGATTSATLPAAARVEHHML; encoded by the coding sequence ATGGACGTCACCGAGAGACAGCATCTCGACGCGGTGCGCGCACAGCTGGTCAGGCGGTATGAGTTCCTCGATCCGCACCTGGTCGGCGAGATGGTTGACACCGCTCATCACCGGTTCGACGGATGCCGGATCCGGGACTTCGTCCCCCTGCTGGTCGAACGAGCCGCGATCAGATCACTGGACGCGGCCCTGGCGGCTGGGGCGACAACCTCCGCCACCTTGCCCGCGGCGGCCCGGGTCGAGCACCACATGCTCTAG
- a CDS encoding PAS and ANTAR domain-containing protein: protein MGVDSEQVFGGEPQRVGSFRFLLDGQRWEWSDAVAQMHGYQPGEVTPTTDLLLSHKHPEDHPRVARVLDRMVTDAEPFSSKHRIIDTTGKVRHVVVVGDHLHDDTGQVIGTTGFYIDITDTHQNDVKDSVDEAVAELAQSRAVIEQAKGALMLVYGITADRAFDVLTWRSQETNTRLRTIAEQIVAGFREFDPDTGLRARFDHLLLTAHQRVGTWRR from the coding sequence ATGGGCGTGGATTCAGAACAGGTGTTCGGCGGCGAGCCGCAGCGGGTGGGCAGCTTCCGGTTCTTGCTGGACGGGCAGCGGTGGGAGTGGTCCGACGCCGTCGCCCAGATGCACGGCTACCAACCCGGCGAGGTCACCCCGACCACCGACCTGCTGCTGTCCCACAAGCACCCGGAGGACCACCCGCGTGTCGCCCGGGTGCTGGACCGGATGGTCACCGACGCCGAACCGTTCAGCAGCAAGCACCGCATCATCGACACCACCGGCAAGGTTCGCCACGTCGTGGTCGTCGGCGACCATCTGCACGACGACACCGGCCAGGTGATCGGCACGACCGGGTTCTACATCGACATCACCGACACCCACCAGAACGACGTGAAGGACTCCGTCGACGAGGCGGTCGCCGAACTCGCACAGTCACGGGCGGTGATCGAGCAAGCCAAAGGTGCGCTGATGCTGGTCTACGGCATCACCGCCGACCGGGCGTTCGACGTCCTGACCTGGCGCTCCCAGGAAACCAACACCCGGCTCCGCACTATCGCCGAACAGATCGTCGCCGGGTTCCGCGAGTTCGACCCCGACACCGGGCTGCGTGCGCGGTTCGATCATCTGCTGCTGACCGCCCACCAACGAGTCGGCACCTGGCGGAGGTGA
- a CDS encoding GvpL/GvpF family gas vesicle protein, translated as MATSEQTKPTTGVYVYGIVPADVEVAEDATGVADGTVEVVTHGDIAALVSGLSVDRALGAPGDLRAHADLLDAVAGVAPVLPLRFGAVLTDADAVQEELLSAHVDEFSTALEKLEGRAQYIVKGRYVEKAILQEILDEDDQAAALREEIRDKSEDAGRQARMALGELVSNAIAAKREQDTRRVVEALDDLAASVNVREPTHEEEAAQVAILADVERQGELEQVLSELAQAWNERVEMKLLGPQAAYDFVVTPKPEGQG; from the coding sequence ATGGCCACGTCGGAGCAGACGAAGCCGACGACCGGTGTGTATGTCTACGGCATCGTCCCGGCCGACGTCGAGGTCGCCGAGGATGCGACCGGGGTCGCGGACGGCACCGTGGAGGTGGTCACTCATGGTGACATTGCCGCCCTGGTGAGCGGACTGTCGGTGGACCGGGCGCTCGGCGCACCCGGGGACCTGCGAGCGCATGCGGACCTGCTGGACGCGGTGGCCGGGGTGGCGCCGGTGCTGCCCCTGCGGTTCGGCGCGGTGCTCACCGACGCCGACGCCGTGCAGGAGGAACTGCTCTCGGCGCACGTGGACGAGTTCAGTACTGCTCTCGAGAAATTGGAGGGCAGGGCCCAGTACATCGTGAAGGGCCGGTACGTGGAGAAGGCGATCCTGCAGGAGATCCTCGACGAGGACGATCAGGCGGCGGCGCTGCGCGAGGAGATCCGCGACAAGTCGGAGGACGCGGGACGGCAGGCGCGAATGGCCTTGGGAGAACTGGTGAGCAACGCGATCGCCGCCAAGCGCGAACAGGACACCCGCAGGGTCGTCGAGGCGCTCGACGACCTCGCCGCTTCCGTGAACGTGCGCGAACCCACGCATGAGGAGGAGGCCGCGCAGGTGGCGATCCTCGCCGACGTCGAGCGTCAGGGCGAGCTCGAACAGGTGCTCAGCGAGCTGGCCCAGGCCTGGAACGAGCGGGTGGAGATGAAGCTGCTCGGACCGCAGGCGGCGTACGACTTCGTAGTCACCCCGAAGCCGGAGGGCCAGGGCTGA
- the gvpJ gene encoding gas vesicle protein GvpJ, giving the protein MTTAGGPSSSSLADVIDTILDKGLVIDAYVRVSLVGIELLTIDARVVVASVDTYLRFAEAVNRLEIGSEPKGLSEIVSGATEGGAKSKTKGALESAGDKLGGLLGGGEEEEEPERERVSRKSTRGDR; this is encoded by the coding sequence ATGACCACGGCAGGTGGACCCAGCTCGAGCAGTCTCGCCGACGTCATCGACACCATCCTCGACAAGGGCCTCGTGATCGACGCGTACGTGCGGGTCTCTCTGGTCGGCATTGAATTGCTGACCATCGACGCCCGGGTTGTCGTCGCGAGCGTGGACACCTACCTGCGGTTCGCGGAGGCGGTGAACCGGCTCGAGATCGGCAGCGAACCGAAGGGGCTGTCCGAGATCGTCTCGGGCGCTACCGAGGGCGGTGCCAAGTCGAAGACGAAGGGCGCGCTCGAATCGGCGGGCGACAAGCTCGGCGGCCTCCTCGGGGGTGGGGAGGAAGAGGAAGAACCTGAGCGAGAACGAGTGTCGCGCAAATCGACTCGAGGTGACCGGTGA
- a CDS encoding SRPBCC family protein, with protein MTTMTSNLDSAAKKLRKNVSGVSGEAASVSPLQKAAQGLIGTVTDKAMSTVSDKVQGAAGRLTDYAEGGGGSLLSAVTGTGNGNGNGDGDGNEKGDGKSLFSGLTDKVKDTASNLKDAVTGGGGGGKGKKLKLTNIVETIDVGVPVQLAYNQWTQFADFPSFMKKVERVEQEADEKLEWKAQIFLSHRTWEASILEQVPDERIVWRSKGAKGFIDGAVTFHEVTPDLTRIVLILEYHPKGLFEKTGNLWRAQGRRARLELKHFGRHVMTQSVLHPDEIEGWRGEIRDGKVVEPEESEDNNEEPTDDETAAATGEQDRSDEETAEDEEPEEESEEEPEDEAGEYEEEEPEDEAGEYEEEEPEEEPEEEEPEEETGEYEEEEPEEETGEYEDEESEEEPEEEEPEDEAGEYEEEEPEEEEPEEETGEYEEEEPEEEPEEEEPEDEAGEYEEEEPGEEEPEEEPEEENPEDEAGEYEEEEPGEEEPEEEPEEENPEDEAGEYEEEEPGEEEPEEETGEYEEEEPEEETGEYEEEEPGEEESEEEEEEPEPRRRRPRTAAAKRTPAKRTPAKKAPAKKAPAKKAAAKKAAAKKAAAKKAAAKKAAAKKAPAKKAPAKKAAAKKAAAKKAPAKKAPAKKVAAKKAAAKKAPAKKTAAKKAPAKKVAAKKAPAKRTPAKKATPRRRTGARA; from the coding sequence ATGACGACGATGACCTCGAACCTCGACAGTGCAGCGAAGAAGCTGCGCAAGAACGTCTCCGGTGTGTCCGGTGAGGCCGCATCGGTGTCACCGCTGCAGAAGGCGGCGCAGGGCCTGATCGGCACTGTGACCGACAAGGCGATGTCCACCGTCTCGGACAAGGTGCAGGGCGCCGCCGGTCGGCTGACCGACTACGCCGAGGGCGGTGGTGGAAGCCTGCTGTCCGCGGTCACCGGCACCGGAAACGGCAACGGCAACGGTGACGGTGACGGGAACGAGAAGGGCGACGGCAAGTCACTGTTCTCGGGGCTGACCGACAAGGTGAAGGACACTGCGTCGAATCTGAAGGACGCGGTCACCGGCGGCGGCGGTGGCGGCAAGGGCAAGAAGCTCAAGTTGACCAACATCGTCGAAACGATCGATGTCGGTGTGCCGGTTCAACTGGCGTACAACCAATGGACCCAGTTCGCCGACTTCCCGTCGTTCATGAAGAAGGTCGAACGGGTGGAGCAGGAAGCGGACGAGAAGCTCGAGTGGAAGGCACAGATCTTCCTTTCGCATCGCACCTGGGAAGCGTCGATCCTCGAGCAGGTTCCCGATGAGCGGATCGTGTGGCGCTCGAAGGGCGCCAAGGGTTTCATCGACGGTGCGGTGACGTTCCATGAGGTGACCCCGGATCTCACCCGCATCGTTCTGATTCTCGAGTATCACCCGAAGGGGTTGTTCGAGAAGACGGGAAACCTGTGGCGTGCACAGGGTCGGCGAGCGCGCTTGGAGTTGAAGCACTTCGGACGTCACGTCATGACCCAGTCCGTTCTCCATCCCGACGAGATAGAGGGTTGGCGCGGAGAAATTCGGGACGGCAAGGTTGTCGAACCCGAAGAGTCCGAGGACAACAACGAGGAACCGACCGACGACGAGACAGCCGCCGCCACCGGTGAGCAGGACCGGTCCGACGAGGAGACGGCCGAAGACGAAGAACCGGAGGAGGAATCGGAGGAGGAGCCGGAGGACGAGGCCGGCGAGTACGAGGAGGAGGAGCCGGAGGACGAGGCCGGCGAGTACGAGGAGGAGGAGCCGGAGGAGGAGCCCGAGGAGGAGGAGCCGGAGGAGGAGACCGGCGAGTACGAGGAGGAGGAGCCCGAGGAGGAGACCGGCGAGTACGAGGACGAGGAATCGGAGGAGGAGCCCGAGGAGGAGGAGCCGGAAGACGAGGCCGGCGAGTACGAGGAGGAGGAGCCCGAGGAGGAGGAGCCGGAGGAGGAGACCGGCGAGTACGAGGAGGAGGAGCCGGAGGAGGAGCCCGAGGAGGAGGAGCCGGAAGACGAGGCCGGCGAGTACGAGGAGGAGGAGCCGGGGGAGGAGGAGCCGGAGGAGGAGCCCGAGGAGGAGAACCCGGAGGACGAGGCCGGCGAGTACGAGGAGGAGGAGCCGGGGGAGGAGGAGCCGGAGGAGGAGCCCGAGGAGGAGAACCCGGAGGACGAGGCCGGCGAGTACGAGGAGGAGGAGCCGGGGGAGGAGGAGCCGGAGGAGGAGACCGGCGAGTACGAGGAGGAGGAGCCCGAGGAGGAGACCGGCGAGTACGAGGAGGAGGAGCCGGGGGAGGAGGAGTCCGAGGAGGAGGAGGAGGAGCCAGAGCCACGGCGGCGTCGTCCCCGGACGGCCGCAGCGAAGAGGACCCCCGCGAAGAGGACCCCCGCGAAGAAGGCCCCAGCGAAGAAGGCCCCCGCGAAGAAGGCCGCAGCGAAGAAGGCCGCAGCGAAGAAGGCCGCAGCGAAGAAGGCCGCAGCGAAGAAGGCCGCAGCGAAGAAGGCCCCCGCGAAGAAGGCCCCCGCGAAGAAGGCCGCAGCGAAGAAGGCCGCAGCGAAGAAGGCCCCCGCGAAGAAGGCCCCAGCGAAGAAGGTCGCAGCGAAGAAGGCCGCAGCGAAGAAGGCCCCAGCGAAGAAGACCGCAGCGAAGAAGGCCCCAGCGAAGAAGGTCGCAGCCAAGAAGGCCCCGGCGAAGAGGACCCCCGCGAAGAAGGCAACGCCGAGGCGTAGGACAGGAGCACGCGCATGA
- a CDS encoding diguanylate cyclase domain-containing protein, translating to MTELFGPYRVPEGAAQSRSPEEVTRSETGSFPGAAMSAQLAAALECAPTPVGLWEFGSGRLRYLNPAAAALLGFEDGSEVPGRTVADVRTDTAMAQASEVFAALTDRGRWCGRTELRHLRTGAPIPTVLSVFVTERDENGRPLLIGAIAREPSTAGVREHPLLAALAAADQRCREQHALAELSRLAVTADLDTLPTAATGTVTALLGTRCAAVARVPGASGAVLPVLGYHGPGPRPSTVAAGRGSLTGYAATETAVVCCPDRADERRFATADMAAHGLGSGIGVPIGHDPIWGVLTAHFAGPRVTREHEVALVRAVAAVLSTAIGRIEVEERLRHQSLHDPLTGLPNRTLALERITAALDQAAHTGIRVAVLVIDLDNFRHLNARLGHAGGDAALVRLADRLRSLVRPTDIVARLGGDEFLILCPAVTGPADATAIADRIATVDPHPGAAPITASVGIAVTGVAVTGAAVSPHELIHHADRAMYRAKATGPGRYALHHPDPADPGR from the coding sequence GTGACTGAATTATTCGGACCGTACCGGGTGCCGGAGGGCGCCGCACAATCCAGGTCCCCCGAAGAGGTGACCCGATCCGAGACGGGATCGTTCCCGGGCGCGGCGATGTCCGCGCAACTGGCCGCCGCGCTGGAATGCGCACCGACCCCGGTGGGGCTGTGGGAGTTCGGCTCGGGCCGCCTCCGGTACCTCAACCCGGCCGCCGCCGCCCTGCTCGGGTTCGAGGACGGCAGCGAGGTGCCCGGGCGCACGGTCGCCGACGTCCGCACCGACACCGCGATGGCGCAGGCATCGGAGGTCTTCGCTGCCCTGACCGACCGGGGCCGGTGGTGTGGGCGAACCGAGCTGCGGCACCTGCGCACCGGGGCACCGATTCCGACGGTCCTGTCCGTCTTCGTCACCGAACGCGACGAGAACGGACGCCCGCTGCTGATCGGGGCGATCGCCCGGGAGCCGTCCACCGCGGGCGTGCGGGAACACCCGTTGCTCGCCGCGTTGGCGGCGGCCGACCAGCGGTGCCGGGAACAACACGCGCTCGCCGAGCTGAGCCGACTCGCGGTCACCGCCGACCTCGACACACTCCCGACCGCCGCCACCGGGACGGTCACCGCGCTGCTGGGGACGCGGTGCGCGGCGGTAGCCCGGGTGCCGGGCGCCAGCGGGGCGGTGCTGCCGGTGCTCGGCTACCACGGACCCGGGCCGCGCCCGAGCACCGTCGCCGCCGGCCGCGGCTCGCTGACCGGGTACGCGGCCACCGAGACGGCGGTGGTGTGCTGCCCGGACCGCGCCGACGAACGCCGGTTCGCCACCGCGGACATGGCCGCGCACGGGCTGGGAAGCGGCATCGGCGTGCCGATCGGGCACGATCCGATCTGGGGGGTGCTGACCGCCCATTTCGCCGGACCACGGGTCACCCGAGAGCACGAGGTGGCCCTCGTGCGTGCGGTGGCCGCGGTGCTGTCCACCGCGATCGGCCGGATCGAGGTGGAGGAGCGGTTGCGGCATCAGAGCCTGCACGACCCACTCACCGGGTTACCGAACCGCACCCTGGCGCTGGAGCGGATCACCGCCGCCCTCGACCAGGCGGCACACACAGGCATTCGGGTCGCGGTGTTGGTGATCGACCTGGACAACTTCCGGCACCTCAACGCCCGGCTGGGGCACGCCGGCGGCGACGCCGCCCTGGTCCGACTCGCCGACCGTCTGCGGTCCCTGGTTCGGCCCACCGACATCGTGGCGCGCCTCGGCGGCGACGAATTCCTGATCCTGTGCCCGGCCGTCACCGGTCCCGCTGATGCGACCGCGATCGCCGACCGAATCGCCACCGTCGACCCGCACCCGGGGGCTGCACCCATCACGGCGAGTGTCGGTATCGCCGTCACCGGCGTCGCCGTCACCGGCGCCGCGGTCTCCCCGCACGAGCTGATCCATCACGCCGACCGGGCGATGTACCGGGCCAAGGCCACCGGGCCCGGCCGATACGCACTACACCATCCCGATCCCGCAGACCCAGGCCGCTGA
- a CDS encoding GvpL/GvpF family gas vesicle protein, which yields MTSANDTGDHDDDNGEGAAASVMYVYAIVPADVQPEEDATGIHDAPIEIVTHGDIAALVSEIDTDDRLGTPADLQAHARILDGTSHVAPVLPLRFGAVVSDRDAVVNELLAEHHDEFASALDELEGFAQYMIKGRYVEESIVQEIVDENPKASALLESIRGRPEELTHDARIALGEIIGHTLEAKRDADTRITLEALSPLTDTVTVRDPTHDEDAVQIAILLEVDRQDELEQTVGDLAERWDNRVAMRILGPMAPYDFVVRAKPED from the coding sequence ATGACCTCCGCCAACGACACCGGCGACCACGACGACGACAACGGCGAGGGTGCTGCGGCATCCGTGATGTACGTGTACGCAATCGTGCCGGCGGACGTGCAACCGGAAGAGGACGCCACCGGCATCCACGACGCCCCGATCGAGATCGTCACCCATGGCGACATCGCGGCATTGGTGAGCGAGATCGACACCGACGACCGGCTCGGCACCCCCGCGGACCTGCAGGCCCACGCCCGTATCCTCGACGGCACCTCGCACGTCGCCCCGGTGCTGCCGCTGCGCTTCGGTGCCGTCGTGTCCGACCGCGACGCCGTTGTCAACGAACTGCTCGCCGAACATCACGACGAGTTCGCCTCCGCCCTCGACGAACTCGAGGGCTTCGCCCAATACATGATCAAGGGCCGTTACGTCGAGGAGAGCATCGTTCAGGAAATCGTCGACGAGAACCCGAAGGCGTCCGCCCTGCTCGAGTCGATCCGGGGCCGGCCCGAGGAGCTCACCCACGATGCACGGATTGCGTTGGGCGAGATCATCGGCCACACCCTCGAGGCGAAGCGGGACGCGGACACCCGTATCACTCTCGAGGCGTTGTCGCCGCTGACCGACACCGTCACCGTACGCGATCCCACCCACGACGAGGACGCCGTCCAGATCGCGATCCTCCTCGAGGTGGACCGGCAAGACGAACTCGAGCAGACGGTCGGCGACCTGGCCGAACGCTGGGACAACCGGGTCGCCATGCGCATCCTCGGCCCCATGGCGCCCTACGACTTCGTGGTGAGAGCGAAGCCGGAGGACTGA
- the gvpJ gene encoding gas vesicle protein GvpJ encodes MTTAGGPSSSSLADVIDTILDKGLVIDAYVRISLVGIELLTIDARIVVASVDTYLRFAEAANRLEIGSEPKGLSDLVSDVKGSGSTKSKTKGVLEGVGETLGELLSGSASEREPAPRRRRK; translated from the coding sequence ATGACCACAGCGGGCGGTCCGAGCTCGAGCAGCCTGGCCGATGTCATCGACACCATATTGGACAAGGGCCTGGTCATCGACGCCTACGTGCGGATCTCGCTGGTCGGCATCGAACTGCTCACCATCGACGCCCGCATTGTCGTCGCCAGCGTCGACACCTACCTGCGCTTCGCGGAGGCGGCGAACAGACTGGAGATCGGCAGCGAACCCAAGGGCCTGTCCGACCTCGTCTCCGACGTCAAGGGCAGCGGCAGCACGAAGTCCAAGACCAAAGGCGTCCTCGAAGGCGTGGGGGAGACGCTCGGTGAGCTGCTCAGCGGATCCGCGAGCGAACGCGAACCGGCACCGCGGCGGAGGCGGAAATGA
- a CDS encoding serine/threonine-protein kinase, producing MSVSVVLAGRYELRGVLGRGGLADVYDGWDQRLARAVAVKVLRPEMASEPQTRRRFESEARLAATLNHPNVVAVHDSGDDHGAPYIVMERLPGRTLLDDLLAGPLPAPRARTILTQTLDALGAAHAAGILHRDIKPGNILFDAHGTVKVTDFGIAKSADTTHTTAGEVLGTVAYLSPDRITGKPASVTDDLYAVGVVGYEALAGHRPYTGDTILSLAHAIVHGHHEPLTAVRPDLAPTLTTVIERALSCDPQQRFATADQMRNDLANPRRMSPPPPTRVVTPVPSVAVPPRPPAPPRRSPGAGVILGAVAAVLVTIALLVLAVASQDEGSTTGSTSVPPPTAPAPSSYLTPAASPPATMISSEPTAPAPQIVAPNGTAPGAGVDTGGGNGNQGGGNQGNGQGGPGNGNQGNGNGGNGNSNGGNSGGGRGNGGGN from the coding sequence ATGTCGGTGTCGGTGGTTCTCGCAGGTCGGTACGAGCTGCGAGGGGTCCTGGGCCGGGGCGGACTGGCCGACGTGTACGACGGGTGGGATCAACGCCTGGCCCGGGCTGTCGCGGTGAAGGTGCTGCGCCCGGAGATGGCCTCGGAACCGCAGACCCGGCGGCGTTTCGAATCCGAGGCGCGCCTCGCCGCGACGCTGAATCACCCAAACGTCGTCGCCGTCCACGACAGCGGCGACGACCACGGTGCCCCGTACATCGTGATGGAACGCCTGCCCGGGCGGACCCTGCTCGACGACCTCCTCGCCGGCCCGCTCCCCGCCCCGCGAGCCCGGACCATCCTCACCCAGACCCTCGACGCCCTGGGGGCCGCACACGCGGCGGGAATCCTGCACCGGGACATCAAACCGGGCAACATCCTGTTCGACGCCCACGGCACCGTGAAGGTCACCGACTTCGGCATCGCCAAGAGCGCCGACACCACCCACACCACCGCCGGGGAGGTCCTCGGCACCGTCGCCTACCTGAGCCCCGACCGCATCACAGGAAAACCTGCCTCGGTGACCGACGACCTCTACGCCGTCGGTGTCGTCGGCTACGAAGCCCTCGCCGGCCACCGCCCCTACACCGGGGACACAATCCTGTCGCTGGCCCACGCGATCGTCCACGGACACCACGAGCCGCTCACCGCGGTACGCCCCGACCTCGCCCCGACACTAACCACCGTGATCGAGCGCGCCCTCAGCTGCGACCCCCAGCAACGGTTCGCCACCGCCGACCAGATGCGCAACGACCTCGCGAACCCGCGCAGGATGTCGCCGCCGCCCCCGACCCGGGTGGTCACCCCTGTCCCGTCCGTTGCGGTTCCCCCGCGTCCTCCCGCACCGCCGCGTCGGTCACCGGGTGCCGGGGTGATCCTCGGCGCGGTCGCGGCGGTCCTGGTGACCATCGCACTGCTCGTCCTGGCCGTCGCGTCGCAGGACGAGGGCAGCACCACCGGGTCGACCTCGGTGCCCCCGCCGACCGCTCCCGCCCCGAGCAGCTACCTCACCCCGGCAGCGTCGCCGCCGGCCACCATGATCAGCTCCGAACCGACCGCCCCGGCACCCCAGATCGTCGCGCCGAACGGCACCGCACCGGGCGCAGGCGTGGACACCGGCGGCGGGAACGGCAACCAGGGCGGCGGCAACCAAGGCAACGGTCAGGGCGGTCCGGGCAACGGGAACCAGGGAAACGGCAATGGAGGCAACGGAAACAGCAACGGTGGCAACAGTGGTGGCGGCCGCGGCAACGGCGGCGGGAACTGA